Part of the Terrisporobacter glycolicus ATCC 14880 = DSM 1288 genome is shown below.
AAAACAATGAAGAAAATGTTAAAATAGATAACTCTTTAACGGATTGTGAAATTAGTGAATTAAATGAAGAAGCTGATGATAATTTAGAAAATAAAGAGTAAAAGGTGCGTAAAGATTATGAAATTGGCAAAAGTTATAGGAACTGTTGTAGCGACTAGAAAAGAAGAGTCACTAGTTGGGTGTAAGTTAATGATAATTAGGCGAGTTAATGGTACGAGTGAATATATAGATAGTGAAGAAATTGCTGTAGATTTTGTGGGAGCAGGAATAGGAGATATTGTTCTAATTGCTCAAGGATCATCAGTCCGTGTGGATCCAAAAAGAAAAGAATCCATAATTGACATGGCAATTATAGGAATTATTGATGCTATAGATATTTAGCAATTAATTTTTCAAAAGTATAAAAGGGGGTGAAGTTTCTTCAAATGAAAAGTGGTATTTATGAAAGTGTTTGTGATGCAGTTTTTGTATCAAAGAAAGCATTTGAGAGATATACAGAATTTACATTAAATGAGCGACAAGAAATTATTGAGGCTATTAAAAAAGCTCTTCGTCCCTTGGTTAATGATTTAGCTAGGATAACTGTTGCTGAAACTAGTATGGGGAATATAAATGATAAAGCTAAGAAGATTTCTCTTGCTATTGACAAAACACCTGGAATTGAGAATTTAACTACAGAAGTAAGTACAGGAGATCATGGTATGACATTGTACGAAATTTCACCATATGGAGTTACTTGTGCAGTACAGCCATGTACAAATCCATGTGCAACTTTAATAAACAATACAATTGCTTTATTATCAGCAGGCAATTCTGTTATTCATTGTCCTCATCCAAGAGCAATGAAAGTATCACAACTAGTAACTGAATTAATAAATAAAGCTATTTTAGAAGTTTGCGGTATTCACAACCTAGTAGTGACCTTAGATGAAAGTCTTATAAAATATACACAAGAATTAATGAGCCATCCAGATGTAGATCTAGTAGTTTTTACAGGTGGAAGCACTGGATTACAAAAGGCTTTAAGTTCTCAGAAAAAAGTTATAGCTGCAGGACCTGCAAATCCAGTTGCTATAGTAGATGAAACAGCAGATATTAGAAAAGCTGCAAATGATATATTTTTAGGTGCATCTTTTGATAATAATCTTATGTGTACATCTGAGAAAAGTGTTGTTTTAGTTGAGGATATTGCTGATAAATTTGTAGAAGAAATTAAACGTAATGAAGTTTACTTTATTACTAGCAAAATAGAAAAAGAAAAATTATTAAATACGATTATAACTGAAGAGGGTAATATAAATAAAAAATTAGAAGGTAAAGATGCGAATCTAATCTTACATAAATCGGGCATAAAAGTAGATGAAACTATAAAGTTAATTGTATTTGAAGATTCTTCTTATAGTGATGTTGTTGTAAAAGAAATATTCATGCCAATACTTCCAATTGTAAGAGCTAAAAATTTTGATGAAGCTTTAGAAACAGCTATGGAGATCGAGCAAGGCTTTAAGCATACATCAAGTATGTTCTCAGGATCCATTGAACATTTAAATAGAGCTGCTAAAAAAATGCAAACATCTATATTTGTGAAAAATGGACCTTCATATTTTGGAATAGGGTTTGATGAAGAAGGAGATACAACGTTCACAATAGCTAATGTTACAGGAGAAGGTTCAACAACTTCCAAAAATTTTGGAAGAAAAAGAAGATGTATATTAACAACAGGCTTTTCCATTCGTTAAATGATAAGGAAGTGATAGGGGAAGATGAATAGAGAAGAAATAAGATATTATGTAACATCAGAATCTGTTACAGAAGGTCATCCAGATAAGATTTGTGATCAAATATCAGATGGTATATTAGATGAATATTTAAAGCAGGATAGCAAATCTCATGTAGCTGTTGAAGCTATGGTATCTACAGATACATTAGTAATTGCTGGTGAAGTTAAATCCACTGCAAAAGTTAATATTGCTGAAGTAGCCAGAAATATTATTAGAAAGATAGGATATACAACGCTAAACAAGGGATTTGACGCCGATTCTTGTTTAGTTTTAACTAATGTACACAATCAATCATCAGATATATCAATAGGAGTTAAAAAATCTATTAATGAAGACAAAGAGATAATAGGAAGCGGTGACCAAGGAATAATGTATGGTTATGCTTGTGATGAAACTAAAAACTATATGCCTATTTCTTGTGAACTGGCTAATAAATTATCATTTCAACTTGCTAAAGTTAGAAAAGTTGAAGGAGCATACTTCTTATATCCTGATGGAAAAACACAGGTGACAATGGCTTATGATTCAAATGATAATCCTATAAGTATTGAAAGTATTGTTATTTCAGCTCAACATAGCGAAAAAATATCTAATGATTTGCTTAGAAAATTTATAATTGGATCTGTTATTAATCCTATTATAGATAAAAAATGGTTAACACAATATACGAAAATATATATTAATCCTACAGGTAGATTTGTAATTGGAGGACCAACAGGAGATACAGGTCTTACTGGAAGGAAAATAATGGTGGACTCTTATGGTACTATTTCTAGACATGGGGGAGGGGCGTTCTCAGGAAAGGACCCAACAAAAGTTGATCGTTCAGGAGCTTATATGGCAAGATATGTTGCTAAAAATATAGTAGCATCTAATATTGCCAGAAGGTGTGAAGTATCAATTGCCTATGCTATTGGAGGAATAGAACCTTTAGCTGTTACTGTAAACACATTTAATACAGGCATAATACTTGATAGAGAAATTGAAGAAATAGTTAAAGAGGTTTTCTCATTTAAAGTTGTAGATATAATAGAAAATCTTCAATTAAGAAAACCACAGTATTTGAAAACGGCAGCATATGGCCATTTTGGAAGAAGTGATGAGGATTTTGTTTGGGAGAAAACTGATAAAATTTATGAAATAAAAAGAAAATTAAAAAATATATTAATTTAAATAGGAGGACATAAAAATGTCAAATGAAGCATTAGGAATGGTGGAAACAAAAGGATTAGTAGGCGCTATAGAAGCAGCAGATGCAATGACAAAAGCAGCAAATGTAAATTTAATAGGATACGAAAAAATAGGTTCTGGATTAGTAACTGTGATGGTTAGGGGAGATGTTGGAGCTGTTAAAGCATCAGTAGATGCAGGTACTGCAGCAGCAAATGCTATTGGAGAAGTAGTTTCTACTCATGTAATACCAAGACCACACACAGATGTTGAAAAAATACTACCAAAATCTTTATAAAAATGAGGTTGTAGTATTATAAAAGGAGCATAAAATATGATTTCAGAAGATTCAGAAATATTAATAAAAATTATTACTCAGAAGGTAATAGACAAATTAAAAGAATATGAAAAATCAAGAATACCAGTAGGAATATCAAATAGACATATTCATTTATCACAAAAAGATTTAGATGTGTTATTTGGAGAAGGATATAGTCTTACAAAAAAAGTAGATTTAAAACAACCAGGTCAATTTGCTAGTAATGAAACGGTTACTATTAGAGGGGCAAAAGGTGAGTTTAAAAAGGTTCGCATTCTAGGACCTGTAAGAGAAGAAAGCCAAGTAGAAATTTCAAGAACTGATAGTTTTCGTCTTGGATTAAAAGCTTTAGTAAGAGAGTCAGGAGATTTAGAAGGAACGTCTAGTATAGAAATTATTGGACCTAAGGGAGTTATAAAACTTCCTTATGGAGCAATAATTGCGTTGCGTCATATTCACATGACACCGGAAGATGGGCAAATTATGGGAATTAAAGACAAGGATACTGTAGAAGTACAAATTTGTGGTCAACGATCAGGAATTTTAGGAGATGTACTTGTTAGAGTATCGCCTAAATATAAATTAGAAATGCATGTAGATATGGATGAAGCAAATGCATTTGATTTAAAAAATAATGATTATGTCATTATAAAAAAACAAAAGTAATTAAGAAATATATCTTAGAAATTTAAATACATTATTAGAGTTGTTATCATCTCTAAATGACAGGAATAGTTAACTTTAAGGAAGGTGTAAATATGGATATAGATGTAAAATTGATTGAAAAAATGGTTTCAGATGCACTTAAAGAAATAAAAATTGAAAATGTTGATAAAGAAGTAAAAAAAGATTCTATGGAAGATAACTATGGAGTTTTTGAAACTATAGAAGACGCTATTGATGCATCATATGTAGCACAACAAGAACTATTATTTTCAAAAATATCAGATAGACAAAAATATGTGGATACCATAAGAAGAGCAATATTAAAAAAAGAAAATCTTGAGCTTATATCTAAATTAGCAGTAG
Proteins encoded:
- a CDS encoding EutN/CcmL family microcompartment protein; its protein translation is MKLAKVIGTVVATRKEESLVGCKLMIIRRVNGTSEYIDSEEIAVDFVGAGIGDIVLIAQGSSVRVDPKRKESIIDMAIIGIIDAIDI
- a CDS encoding aldehyde dehydrogenase; this translates as MKSGIYESVCDAVFVSKKAFERYTEFTLNERQEIIEAIKKALRPLVNDLARITVAETSMGNINDKAKKISLAIDKTPGIENLTTEVSTGDHGMTLYEISPYGVTCAVQPCTNPCATLINNTIALLSAGNSVIHCPHPRAMKVSQLVTELINKAILEVCGIHNLVVTLDESLIKYTQELMSHPDVDLVVFTGGSTGLQKALSSQKKVIAAGPANPVAIVDETADIRKAANDIFLGASFDNNLMCTSEKSVVLVEDIADKFVEEIKRNEVYFITSKIEKEKLLNTIITEEGNINKKLEGKDANLILHKSGIKVDETIKLIVFEDSSYSDVVVKEIFMPILPIVRAKNFDEALETAMEIEQGFKHTSSMFSGSIEHLNRAAKKMQTSIFVKNGPSYFGIGFDEEGDTTFTIANVTGEGSTTSKNFGRKRRCILTTGFSIR
- the metK gene encoding methionine adenosyltransferase, whose translation is MNREEIRYYVTSESVTEGHPDKICDQISDGILDEYLKQDSKSHVAVEAMVSTDTLVIAGEVKSTAKVNIAEVARNIIRKIGYTTLNKGFDADSCLVLTNVHNQSSDISIGVKKSINEDKEIIGSGDQGIMYGYACDETKNYMPISCELANKLSFQLAKVRKVEGAYFLYPDGKTQVTMAYDSNDNPISIESIVISAQHSEKISNDLLRKFIIGSVINPIIDKKWLTQYTKIYINPTGRFVIGGPTGDTGLTGRKIMVDSYGTISRHGGGAFSGKDPTKVDRSGAYMARYVAKNIVASNIARRCEVSIAYAIGGIEPLAVTVNTFNTGIILDREIEEIVKEVFSFKVVDIIENLQLRKPQYLKTAAYGHFGRSDEDFVWEKTDKIYEIKRKLKNILI
- a CDS encoding BMC domain-containing protein gives rise to the protein MSNEALGMVETKGLVGAIEAADAMTKAANVNLIGYEKIGSGLVTVMVRGDVGAVKASVDAGTAAANAIGEVVSTHVIPRPHTDVEKILPKSL
- the pduL gene encoding phosphate propanoyltransferase produces the protein MISEDSEILIKIITQKVIDKLKEYEKSRIPVGISNRHIHLSQKDLDVLFGEGYSLTKKVDLKQPGQFASNETVTIRGAKGEFKKVRILGPVREESQVEISRTDSFRLGLKALVRESGDLEGTSSIEIIGPKGVIKLPYGAIIALRHIHMTPEDGQIMGIKDKDTVEVQICGQRSGILGDVLVRVSPKYKLEMHVDMDEANAFDLKNNDYVIIKKQK